A genome region from Eurosta solidaginis isolate ZX-2024a chromosome 2, ASM4086904v1, whole genome shotgun sequence includes the following:
- the Scgalpha gene encoding epsilon-sarcoglycan isoform X1, which produces MGTQNLFFHYLLGALAFLLACCAMEQAAVGELFSYKIEPLLFNWTHQVISEQFRYRVSLEGYADLPSWLRYKYSHEYHAGFLYGTPTERLAEKTVHLDIVALNKQNYETRILKLSIFVTQKMPSLNIIKMKIDNLNWVHLMDPGRVENLRNIFRKDLWPESENDLSLVFMESAVNMGGRLPLRPQQREGVVVHLGSSAQFSSRLKELQEEVRPLYKLTTCTYKRTSVQKVFENAGFKLDWCAFKTVGADISPEILFHNYGHKSHHDNFRRNDRWLGMARDEIPDRNYIDEFAFAFAIPGMIFAVLFGILSAALCFQHEKLYDPKSEFFFDNIFHICEESWEKKNDDIPSDEESEMASAYHPTTSTVQMVQCADNKTDQAVTTLRSLKDPNCLLDNVSMRSHSPNNSYYQTDSTSNTYLRPKPPPYKGGTLNRNGVDI; this is translated from the exons ATGGGaactcaaaatttattttttcattatttattgGGCGCATTAGCGTTCCTCTTAGCATGTTGCGCTATGGAACAAGCAGCCGTGGGTGAATTATTTTCCTATAAAATCGAACCTTTACTCTTCAATTGGACCCATCAGGTGATAAGCGAACAATTTCGTTATCGTGTCTCATTGGAGGGTTACGCTGACTTACCTTCTTGGTTACGCTACAAATATAGTCATGAATATCATGCGGGTTTCTTATATGGCACGCCCACCGAACGTTTGGCCGAAAAAACGGTACATCTGGATATTGTAGCGCTAAATAAGCAAAATTATGAGACACGTATattaaagttatcgatatttgtTACACAAAAAATGCCAtcgttaaatataataaaaatgaaaattgatAATTTAAATTGGGTACATCTCATGGATCCGGGGCGTGTTGAAAATTTACGCAACATCTTTCGTAAGGATTTATGGCCAGAAAGTGAAAATGACTTAAGTTTGGTATTTATGGAATCGGCAGTAAATATGGGTGGGCGTTTACCACTGAGACCACAGCAGCGTGAAGG GGTTGTTGTACACCTGGGTAGTTCCGCACAATTTTCATCACGTCTCAAGGAGTTACAAGAGGAAGTACGACCATTATATAAATTAACAACTTGCACCTACAAACGAACCTCGGTGCAAAAGGTTTTCGAAAATGCTGGTTTTAAATTGGATTGGTGTGCTTTTAAAACAGTTGGAGCTGATATATCACCGGAAATTCTCTTCCACAATTATGGTCATAAATCGCATCATGATAATTTTAGACGCAACGATCGCTGGTTGGGTATGGCACGCGATGAAATACCAGATCGAAATTATATAGATGAATTTGCTTTCGCTTTTGCAATTCCTGGCATGATATTCGCTGTTCTCTTTGGCATATTGTCGGCAGCACTTTGCTTTCAACATGAAAAATT aTATGATCCCAAATCAGAATTTTTCTTtgataatatttttcatatttgtgAGGAATCGTGGGAAAAAAAAAACGATGACATACCTTCAGATGAGGAAAG TGAAATGGCATCAGCATATCATCCTACAACATCAACCGTACAAATGGTGCAATGTGCGGACAACAAAACTGATCAGGCCGTAACAACTTTGAGGAGCTTAAAAGATCCCAATTGCTTGTTGGATAATGTTAGCATGCGTTCACACAG CCCCAACAACAGCTATTATCAAACCGATAGCACCTCTAACACATACTTGCGTCCTAAACCTCCACCGTATAAGGGTGGCACTTTAAATCGAAATGGCGTGGATATATGA
- the Scgalpha gene encoding epsilon-sarcoglycan isoform X2: MGTQNLFFHYLLGALAFLLACCAMEQAAVGELFSYKIEPLLFNWTHQVISEQFRYRVSLEGYADLPSWLRYKYSHEYHAGFLYGTPTERLAEKTVHLDIVALNKQNYETRILKLSIFVTQKMPSLNIIKMKIDNLNWVHLMDPGRVENLRNIFRKDLWPESENDLSLVFMESAVNMGGRLPLRPQQREGVVVHLGSSAQFSSRLKELQEEVRPLYKLTTCTYKRTSVQKVFENAGFKLDWCAFKTVGADISPEILFHNYGHKSHHDNFRRNDRWLGMARDEIPDRNYIDEFAFAFAIPGMIFAVLFGILSAALCFQHEKFEMASAYHPTTSTVQMVQCADNKTDQAVTTLRSLKDPNCLLDNVSMRSHSPNNSYYQTDSTSNTYLRPKPPPYKGGTLNRNGVDI; encoded by the exons ATGGGaactcaaaatttattttttcattatttattgGGCGCATTAGCGTTCCTCTTAGCATGTTGCGCTATGGAACAAGCAGCCGTGGGTGAATTATTTTCCTATAAAATCGAACCTTTACTCTTCAATTGGACCCATCAGGTGATAAGCGAACAATTTCGTTATCGTGTCTCATTGGAGGGTTACGCTGACTTACCTTCTTGGTTACGCTACAAATATAGTCATGAATATCATGCGGGTTTCTTATATGGCACGCCCACCGAACGTTTGGCCGAAAAAACGGTACATCTGGATATTGTAGCGCTAAATAAGCAAAATTATGAGACACGTATattaaagttatcgatatttgtTACACAAAAAATGCCAtcgttaaatataataaaaatgaaaattgatAATTTAAATTGGGTACATCTCATGGATCCGGGGCGTGTTGAAAATTTACGCAACATCTTTCGTAAGGATTTATGGCCAGAAAGTGAAAATGACTTAAGTTTGGTATTTATGGAATCGGCAGTAAATATGGGTGGGCGTTTACCACTGAGACCACAGCAGCGTGAAGG GGTTGTTGTACACCTGGGTAGTTCCGCACAATTTTCATCACGTCTCAAGGAGTTACAAGAGGAAGTACGACCATTATATAAATTAACAACTTGCACCTACAAACGAACCTCGGTGCAAAAGGTTTTCGAAAATGCTGGTTTTAAATTGGATTGGTGTGCTTTTAAAACAGTTGGAGCTGATATATCACCGGAAATTCTCTTCCACAATTATGGTCATAAATCGCATCATGATAATTTTAGACGCAACGATCGCTGGTTGGGTATGGCACGCGATGAAATACCAGATCGAAATTATATAGATGAATTTGCTTTCGCTTTTGCAATTCCTGGCATGATATTCGCTGTTCTCTTTGGCATATTGTCGGCAGCACTTTGCTTTCAACATGAAAAATT TGAAATGGCATCAGCATATCATCCTACAACATCAACCGTACAAATGGTGCAATGTGCGGACAACAAAACTGATCAGGCCGTAACAACTTTGAGGAGCTTAAAAGATCCCAATTGCTTGTTGGATAATGTTAGCATGCGTTCACACAG CCCCAACAACAGCTATTATCAAACCGATAGCACCTCTAACACATACTTGCGTCCTAAACCTCCACCGTATAAGGGTGGCACTTTAAATCGAAATGGCGTGGATATATGA